The Aureitalea marina genome includes a window with the following:
- a CDS encoding cytochrome c oxidase subunit 3, which translates to MDYTEGTEEKKRRRAKKMMLWFGIISLAMSFAAFTSAYVVSRERPDWLADFELPQAFTLSLLVIVLSSLSMEFAKRSIIRSSQKVGTALLMTTFVLGCVFIWLQFAGFSQIIESYGYNFTGATSNPKTTFIYLIAVVHIAHVVVALIALLITLFKQLRNGYSEGNTLGLELTCTFWHFVDILWIYLFLFFYFVR; encoded by the coding sequence ATGGATTATACAGAAGGAACAGAAGAAAAGAAACGCAGAAGGGCCAAGAAGATGATGCTCTGGTTTGGTATCATCAGTCTGGCCATGAGCTTTGCCGCTTTTACGAGTGCTTATGTGGTAAGTAGGGAGCGGCCGGATTGGTTGGCAGATTTCGAATTACCGCAGGCTTTTACCCTCAGTTTATTGGTGATCGTCCTGAGTAGTTTGTCCATGGAGTTTGCCAAAAGAAGCATTATAAGGAGCTCTCAGAAGGTAGGTACAGCTTTGTTGATGACAACCTTCGTCTTGGGTTGTGTATTTATCTGGCTACAGTTTGCGGGATTCTCACAGATCATTGAGTCCTACGGATATAATTTTACCGGTGCCACCAGCAACCCAAAGACCACTTTTATCTACCTGATCGCTGTGGTTCATATAGCGCATGTCGTTGTAGCCCTGATCGCCTTATTGATTACCCTGTTCAAGCAGCTTAGAAATGGCTATTCTGAAGGAAATACCTTGGGATTGGAACTGACCTGTACCTTCTGGCATTTCGTCGATATTTTGTGGATATATCTCTTTTTATTTTTCTATTTCGTCAGATAA